In Parasegetibacter sp. NRK P23, a single genomic region encodes these proteins:
- a CDS encoding DUF3810 domain-containing protein, translating to MKQGKFPWKWIVAIVLVIGIKWFSVHHPSVERYYSNGVYPPLARLLRTLFGWLPFSLGDALYVLLPLTVIWWLVRWIKRMLKRQLPEKWGILVLKQAGGFALTIYICFYTLWGLNYSRLGVRDVLKLDVHAYETAELVTVMEIISSKLTAEAALVNEAHRDSLKKMRFMRAEVQKAYDALSKTIPELSFSNMSLKRSLFGRVGNYTGFSGYLNPFTNEAHLNRTIPWFYQPAVACHEIAHQIGISSEAEANFVGYLSCKSSPSAIFRYSIYYDMFFYGMRELRRRDSTLAKGFLENAHPQVKKDRAAYKKFLDEHRSVLEPMVDSFYDAYLRANEQSSGIRSYDEVIGLLMAWYRKYGLEAI from the coding sequence ATGAAGCAAGGAAAGTTCCCCTGGAAATGGATCGTGGCAATCGTGCTGGTTATCGGTATCAAATGGTTCTCCGTACACCATCCTTCGGTGGAACGGTATTATTCCAATGGGGTTTACCCTCCCCTTGCAAGACTGCTCCGCACTTTATTCGGCTGGCTTCCTTTCAGCCTGGGTGATGCGTTGTATGTGCTGTTACCCCTCACCGTTATATGGTGGCTGGTGCGCTGGATCAAAAGAATGCTGAAAAGGCAACTGCCTGAAAAATGGGGGATACTTGTGCTGAAACAGGCTGGGGGCTTCGCTTTAACTATCTATATCTGTTTTTATACTTTGTGGGGATTGAACTATTCGAGGTTAGGTGTGCGCGACGTATTAAAGCTGGATGTGCACGCGTATGAAACTGCGGAACTGGTTACGGTGATGGAAATAATCTCCTCCAAACTTACTGCGGAAGCCGCATTGGTGAACGAAGCGCACCGCGATTCGCTGAAAAAGATGCGTTTTATGCGAGCCGAAGTGCAGAAAGCGTATGATGCCCTCTCTAAGACTATTCCCGAACTTTCGTTCAGTAACATGTCGCTGAAAAGATCCCTGTTTGGAAGGGTGGGAAACTATACCGGCTTTTCAGGCTATTTGAATCCTTTCACGAATGAAGCACACCTTAACCGTACCATTCCATGGTTTTATCAACCTGCCGTAGCCTGCCATGAAATCGCGCACCAGATCGGTATTTCCAGTGAGGCGGAAGCGAATTTCGTGGGATATCTTTCCTGTAAATCATCGCCCAGCGCTATCTTCCGGTATTCGATCTATTACGATATGTTCTTTTATGGCATGCGTGAATTAAGAAGAAGGGACAGTACGCTGGCCAAAGGATTTCTTGAAAACGCGCATCCACAGGTGAAAAAAGACAGGGCCGCTTACAAGAAGTTCCTCGACGAGCACCGCTCCGTACTTGAACCGATGGTAGACAGTTTCTATGATGCTTATCTCCGTGCGAATGAACAATCTTCCGGTATCCGTAGTTATGATGAAGTGATCGGATTACTGATGGCCTGGTACAGGAAGTATGGGCTGGAAGCCATTTGA
- a CDS encoding acyl-CoA carboxylase subunit beta, protein MDITFNQQEDTMKQALAKLRRHLDEVSLGGGKKAIAKQKERGKLTARERIAYLCDKTAPIIEIGQLAGFGMYEAEGGCPAGGTVAVMAYVSGRQCLVVANDQTVKAGAWFPITGKKNLRLQEIAMENHLPVIYLVDSAGVYLPMQDEIFPDKEHFGRIFRNNAKMSAMGITQIAAVMGACVAGGAYLPIMSDETLMVTGKGSIFLAGPYLVKAAIGEEVDAETLGGADTHTSISGIADYKFDTEEACLDQVKRIMDKIGAPAKASFDRIIPVAPGKNPEELYGVFPSDGSKPYDMMEVIERIVDGGSFDAFKSDYGQTILCGYARIDGWAVGIVANQRKIVKSKKGEMQMGGVIYNDSADKAARFIQNCNQKTIPLVFLQDVTGFMVGSRSEHAGIIKDGAKLVNAVANSVVPKITIIIGNSYGAGNYAMCGKAYDPRFIYAWPSAKIAVMGGEQAAKTLLQIQVSAMKAQDKTVAPEEEKELLDKIKAKYEIQTSPYYAAARLWVDAIIDPMDTRKVISEGLSAASHNPEIAPFKTGVFQV, encoded by the coding sequence ATGGACATCACTTTTAACCAACAGGAAGACACCATGAAACAGGCTTTGGCGAAACTGCGCCGGCACCTCGATGAAGTTAGTCTGGGTGGCGGCAAAAAAGCCATTGCCAAACAAAAAGAGCGCGGTAAACTAACGGCCCGTGAACGCATCGCCTATTTGTGTGATAAAACCGCTCCCATAATAGAGATCGGACAACTTGCTGGCTTTGGCATGTACGAAGCGGAAGGCGGTTGCCCTGCGGGCGGCACCGTGGCCGTAATGGCGTATGTAAGCGGACGCCAGTGCCTCGTGGTCGCGAACGACCAGACGGTGAAAGCCGGAGCCTGGTTCCCGATCACAGGAAAGAAAAACCTGCGTTTACAGGAGATCGCCATGGAAAACCACCTCCCCGTTATTTACCTGGTAGACAGTGCCGGTGTTTACCTCCCGATGCAGGATGAGATTTTCCCCGATAAAGAACATTTCGGAAGGATATTCCGCAACAACGCGAAAATGAGTGCGATGGGCATCACACAGATTGCCGCCGTAATGGGCGCCTGCGTGGCTGGTGGTGCATACCTTCCCATCATGAGCGATGAAACACTGATGGTGACCGGGAAAGGGTCTATTTTCCTTGCCGGCCCCTACCTCGTAAAAGCCGCCATAGGAGAAGAGGTGGACGCGGAAACATTGGGTGGCGCTGACACACATACATCCATTTCAGGCATCGCCGATTATAAATTCGATACTGAAGAAGCGTGTCTGGACCAGGTTAAGCGCATCATGGATAAGATCGGTGCACCGGCCAAAGCTTCTTTTGATAGAATTATACCCGTTGCGCCGGGGAAAAACCCCGAAGAATTGTACGGTGTTTTCCCTTCAGACGGAAGCAAGCCCTACGATATGATGGAAGTGATTGAAAGAATTGTGGATGGAGGAAGTTTTGATGCGTTCAAATCAGATTATGGTCAGACCATTCTCTGCGGATACGCCCGAATTGATGGATGGGCAGTAGGCATCGTGGCCAACCAAAGAAAGATCGTGAAGAGTAAGAAAGGTGAAATGCAGATGGGTGGCGTGATCTATAACGACAGCGCCGATAAGGCAGCCAGGTTTATTCAGAATTGTAACCAGAAGACCATCCCACTTGTTTTCCTCCAGGATGTCACCGGTTTTATGGTAGGTTCCAGGAGCGAACACGCGGGCATCATCAAAGACGGCGCCAAACTGGTGAACGCAGTGGCCAATTCTGTAGTGCCCAAAATCACGATCATCATCGGGAACTCTTACGGTGCCGGCAATTACGCCATGTGCGGCAAGGCATACGATCCGCGCTTCATCTACGCATGGCCCTCCGCGAAGATCGCGGTGATGGGTGGTGAACAGGCCGCTAAGACATTGTTGCAGATTCAGGTCTCGGCGATGAAAGCCCAGGACAAAACGGTGGCCCCCGAGGAAGAAAAGGAACTGCTTGATAAGATCAAAGCAAAATATGAAATCCAGACCTCTCCATATTATGCTGCCGCAAGGCTTTGGGTGGATGCGATCATTGACCCGATGGATACCCGGAAAGTCATTTCTGAGGGATTATCCGCAGCCAGTCATAACCCGGAAATCGCCCCATTTAAAACGGGCGTATTCCAGGTTTAA
- the rnhA gene encoding ribonuclease HI — protein MTTNQITIYTDGSSRGNPGPGGYGTLLMWGDKVKELSQGFRKTTNNRMELWAVIAGLEQLKRTDLPIVIYSDSQYVVNAIEKGWLNGWIANNFKGGKKNPDLWRKYYELSRPFRIRFVWVKGHADNPYNNRCDELATRAADGRDLLVDYGYEAGG, from the coding sequence ATGACCACCAACCAGATCACGATATATACAGATGGTTCTTCACGGGGTAATCCCGGCCCCGGAGGATACGGCACTTTATTGATGTGGGGCGATAAAGTAAAAGAACTTTCTCAGGGTTTCCGGAAAACGACCAACAACCGCATGGAACTCTGGGCCGTAATCGCGGGCCTGGAGCAGTTGAAAAGAACCGATCTGCCCATAGTGATCTATTCCGATAGTCAGTATGTGGTGAACGCGATTGAGAAGGGCTGGCTGAATGGGTGGATCGCGAACAATTTTAAAGGGGGGAAGAAGAACCCGGATTTGTGGCGGAAGTATTATGAATTGTCGCGCCCTTTCCGGATACGTTTTGTTTGGGTGAAAGGACATGCGGATAATCCTTACAACAACCGTTGTGATGAGTTGGCTACCCGAGCCGCTGATGGCAGGGATTTACTGGTAGATTATGGGTATGAAGCGGGGGGATAA
- a CDS encoding DUF6580 family putative transport protein, with protein MKLNRSTIVIFVVMVVLAALYRLVPERPLGFAPQIAMALFGGAVIKDRKFAFALPLLSMFISDLLYELAYTQGWLSMQGFYEGQFTNYVLFAGLTLIGFLLRDLKVFKIMATTIVGPTLFFLASNFFVWLEGAGLNRPKTWDGLVMCYTDAVPFYEGSLVSTVFFSVVLFGGYFFINGMKEVNKVETAG; from the coding sequence ATGAAACTGAACAGATCCACCATAGTTATTTTTGTTGTGATGGTAGTGCTGGCGGCCCTTTACCGGCTTGTACCCGAACGTCCGCTTGGTTTTGCCCCGCAGATCGCGATGGCGCTTTTTGGTGGTGCCGTTATTAAAGACAGAAAGTTCGCCTTTGCGCTTCCACTGCTTTCCATGTTTATTTCCGATTTGCTTTACGAATTGGCTTATACCCAGGGATGGCTGTCCATGCAAGGTTTTTATGAAGGACAATTTACCAACTATGTGCTGTTCGCCGGACTTACCCTTATCGGTTTCCTGCTCCGCGACCTGAAAGTTTTCAAAATAATGGCAACCACCATTGTTGGCCCGACCTTGTTCTTCCTGGCCTCGAACTTTTTCGTATGGCTGGAAGGCGCCGGTTTGAATCGTCCTAAAACATGGGATGGGCTGGTGATGTGTTATACAGATGCGGTTCCTTTTTATGAAGGAAGCCTGGTTTCAACCGTGTTTTTCTCCGTGGTGTTGTTTGGTGGATATTTCTTCATCAATGGGATGAAGGAAGTGAATAAGGTGGAAACAGCAGGGTAG
- the manA gene encoding mannose-6-phosphate isomerase, class I codes for MTTTKRIFPLHGKVQHYAWGGNRFIPELLGEKNTDQQPFAEYWMGAHDQVPSLIETENGVQLGLNTFIRENTVDALGESTARAFGRLPFLFKVLDVKEMLSIQVHPTREEAIKGFAREEAAGMPAGDPSRNYKDDNHKPEVMVALSDFWLLHGFRKKEAIRHALEQQAAWHALIPVLEEKGIKGLYETVMNASQEEVDKMLAPLAEQVLPLYKDNLLSKADPAFWAARAIEQYSGGKTEKLDRGIFSIYFFNLVHLKEGEAIFQGAGIPHAYLEGQNMELMANSDNVLRGGLTPKHIDVAELIRHTSFEEVTPAVMQPTAGEDGSIEYPCPVPDFSMNAVELSTGGKWSQKSYSAEVVFVQKGQVELVSGDTVLPLTTGSAAFVMADTPYELVGTAQATVFIAGVPR; via the coding sequence ATGACAACTACGAAAAGGATATTTCCCCTGCATGGGAAGGTACAACACTACGCCTGGGGTGGCAACCGTTTTATCCCCGAACTGTTGGGGGAGAAAAACACCGATCAGCAACCGTTCGCCGAATACTGGATGGGTGCACACGACCAGGTACCGTCTTTGATTGAAACAGAAAATGGCGTACAACTCGGATTGAACACCTTCATCCGTGAAAATACGGTGGATGCACTCGGTGAATCAACCGCCCGCGCCTTCGGCAGATTACCCTTTCTGTTTAAGGTGCTGGATGTAAAAGAAATGCTGTCGATACAGGTGCATCCCACGCGCGAAGAAGCCATCAAAGGATTCGCCAGGGAAGAGGCGGCGGGAATGCCAGCGGGTGACCCTTCCCGTAATTATAAGGACGATAACCACAAACCAGAGGTAATGGTGGCCCTCAGCGATTTCTGGCTGCTCCATGGTTTCCGGAAAAAAGAAGCCATCCGCCATGCACTGGAACAGCAGGCCGCCTGGCATGCCCTGATCCCCGTACTCGAAGAAAAAGGAATAAAAGGGCTGTACGAAACCGTGATGAATGCCTCGCAGGAAGAAGTGGACAAGATGCTGGCACCTCTGGCCGAACAGGTGTTGCCGCTGTATAAAGACAACCTGCTCTCCAAAGCCGATCCCGCTTTCTGGGCAGCGCGCGCCATCGAACAATACAGCGGCGGAAAAACCGAAAAGCTGGACCGTGGCATATTCTCTATTTACTTTTTTAACCTGGTGCACCTGAAGGAAGGAGAGGCTATTTTTCAGGGGGCTGGAATTCCACACGCTTATCTTGAAGGGCAGAACATGGAGCTGATGGCCAATTCAGACAATGTGCTGCGTGGCGGGTTAACCCCAAAGCATATTGATGTGGCCGAACTTATCAGGCATACTTCTTTCGAAGAAGTAACGCCCGCAGTGATGCAACCTACAGCAGGAGAAGACGGCTCCATCGAATACCCGTGCCCGGTACCTGATTTTTCGATGAATGCGGTGGAATTGTCCACCGGTGGGAAATGGTCGCAGAAAAGTTATTCGGCGGAAGTCGTGTTTGTTCAGAAAGGACAGGTGGAACTGGTAAGCGGTGACACGGTACTGCCTTTGACAACCGGCAGCGCTGCATTCGTGATGGCTGATACTCCGTATGAACTGGTAGGTACGGCCCAGGCTACCGTGTTTATCGCCGGTGTTCCACGGTGA
- a CDS encoding YraN family protein, producing the protein MGIQQIRGNLGEFAGAWWLSRNGFRILQRNWRTGRKEIDIIAEKNGTLHIIEVKTRFSDAFGWPEAAVSWKKIGMLEDAARQYMALHPYWKNIQFSVLSLMVEHHMARFAFFEDI; encoded by the coding sequence ATGGGCATCCAACAAATCAGGGGGAATTTAGGCGAATTCGCGGGCGCATGGTGGCTCAGCCGGAATGGGTTCCGCATCCTGCAACGCAACTGGCGCACAGGCAGAAAAGAGATTGATATTATCGCTGAAAAGAACGGCACCTTACACATCATTGAAGTGAAAACCCGTTTCAGCGACGCATTCGGATGGCCCGAAGCGGCTGTATCATGGAAAAAGATCGGTATGCTGGAAGATGCGGCCAGACAATACATGGCCCTCCATCCCTATTGGAAAAACATTCAGTTCAGTGTACTCTCCCTCATGGTGGAACACCATATGGCCAGGTTTGCGTTTTTTGAGGATATTTGA
- the xerD gene encoding site-specific tyrosine recombinase XerD — translation MWKAYRKGFKAYLQLEKSLADTSVEAYGYDLDKLIQYLEAEAPGTSPSDITLAQLETFIGQIAALGMTARSQARIISGIKAFFRYCQQEQLISSNPALLLEAPRLQRALPDVLSVTDIQALIDAIDLSKPEGTRNKAMLETLYSCGLRVSELVNLRISCIFPDLEFIRVTGKGDKERLVPIGSEALKYIAIYMDTVRRLQPVQPGEEDILFLNRRGKRLTRVMIFLILKDLARTAGIEKSISPHTFRHSFATHLVEGGADLRAVQEMLGHESITTTEIYTHLNREYLRETLQRFHPAYNK, via the coding sequence ATGTGGAAAGCGTACCGCAAAGGATTCAAAGCATACCTTCAGTTGGAAAAATCACTGGCTGATACTTCCGTGGAAGCCTACGGCTACGACCTGGACAAGCTTATTCAGTACCTCGAAGCGGAAGCCCCCGGCACTTCTCCTTCAGATATTACACTGGCGCAACTCGAAACATTCATCGGCCAGATCGCAGCGCTGGGTATGACGGCCCGTTCGCAGGCCCGGATTATCTCGGGCATAAAGGCGTTCTTCCGGTATTGCCAGCAGGAACAACTTATTTCCAGTAATCCGGCTTTGTTACTCGAAGCGCCACGTTTACAACGCGCCCTTCCTGATGTATTAAGTGTAACAGACATCCAGGCGCTCATTGATGCCATAGACCTCAGCAAACCGGAAGGCACACGTAACAAGGCTATGCTGGAAACACTCTACAGTTGCGGACTGCGCGTTTCAGAATTGGTAAACCTGAGAATATCCTGCATTTTCCCCGACCTCGAATTCATCCGTGTAACGGGCAAAGGCGATAAAGAAAGGCTGGTCCCCATCGGATCAGAAGCGTTGAAATACATCGCCATTTATATGGATACGGTAAGAAGGTTGCAACCCGTTCAACCAGGAGAAGAAGACATACTTTTCCTGAACAGACGGGGGAAACGCCTCACAAGGGTTATGATCTTCCTTATTTTGAAGGACCTGGCAAGGACCGCGGGCATTGAGAAAAGCATTTCTCCCCACACCTTCCGCCACTCCTTTGCGACGCACCTCGTGGAAGGCGGCGCCGACCTGCGTGCGGTCCAGGAAATGCTGGGTCACGAAAGTATTACCACCACCGAAATTTATACGCACCTTAACCGGGAATACCTGCGCGAAACCTTACAACGCTTTCATCCCGCGTACAACAAGTGA
- a CDS encoding tetratricopeptide repeat protein, with translation MRICFFLLLFTLLAPGMVRAQQKDSVLQHGINLYNAGNYREAVTVFEGRLKTAEKEKDLPAQTILCNNLGNACSQKGDAVKALGYYQRSVKLAETLGNDTARAKAIKNIGTLYESQKDFEAALRHYQEAEILAEKIRDSLILADCANNRAMILEQQQRYDTALKAYRQALGIYERKNLDDRVALTLNNMGVLYKTQGDYAKALEYYGRSAQLSEKIGDQFFVAANYINMGNVHRLLKQHKQAVALHEQSLAVGEKNSMATIITEAYANLSEDYAAAGDFAKAYSLHKRYKAVQDSFLNVERSRQLAEMQTRFETEKKEQQITLLNKQNTIQQLTIGKRNTTIGIIAIAFLAAIALGLLFYNRYKLKQETRLQAAVMEQQDIAAKAVIEAEEQERRRIAGDLHDGLGQLFSAVKMNLSEFAHRVEEIAKPEDKSLLDKTIAITDESCREIRSISHQMMPNILLKSGLVSAVRDFIDKIQSSRLKIRVDTFGLQERLDPHIETVLYRVIQESVNNVIKHSGADTLDIQMHKEETEISITIEDNGKGFDVKDVEAFAGIGLKNMMNRIAVLKGHIEFDSAPGKGTVVSVSLPLNGSA, from the coding sequence ATGAGGATATGCTTTTTTTTGCTCCTTTTTACTTTGCTTGCGCCGGGTATGGTACGCGCCCAGCAAAAGGACAGTGTGTTGCAGCATGGTATTAACCTGTACAACGCAGGAAACTACAGGGAAGCGGTAACCGTATTTGAGGGACGTTTGAAAACCGCCGAGAAAGAAAAAGACCTGCCAGCGCAAACCATTCTTTGTAATAACCTCGGCAATGCCTGCTCTCAAAAAGGTGATGCGGTAAAGGCGCTTGGGTATTACCAACGGTCCGTGAAACTGGCGGAAACACTGGGCAACGATACGGCAAGGGCGAAAGCCATCAAAAATATCGGAACGTTATACGAATCTCAGAAAGACTTTGAGGCCGCACTCCGGCATTACCAGGAAGCCGAAATACTTGCTGAAAAAATCAGAGATTCCCTGATCCTGGCCGATTGCGCCAACAACAGGGCCATGATACTGGAGCAACAACAACGTTATGATACCGCGTTGAAAGCATACCGGCAGGCATTGGGTATTTACGAGCGCAAAAACCTTGACGACCGCGTGGCACTTACGCTGAACAATATGGGCGTGTTGTATAAAACGCAGGGAGATTATGCAAAAGCCCTGGAATACTACGGCCGTTCAGCACAACTTTCAGAAAAGATTGGCGACCAGTTTTTCGTGGCCGCGAACTATATTAATATGGGGAACGTGCACCGGTTGCTGAAACAGCACAAACAAGCCGTGGCACTTCATGAGCAATCGCTGGCCGTAGGTGAAAAAAACAGTATGGCCACCATCATCACGGAAGCCTATGCGAACCTCTCGGAGGATTATGCCGCAGCCGGGGATTTTGCCAAAGCGTACAGTTTGCATAAACGGTACAAAGCCGTACAGGATAGTTTCCTGAATGTGGAAAGATCGCGCCAGCTTGCGGAAATGCAAACCAGGTTTGAAACGGAAAAGAAAGAACAGCAGATCACATTGCTGAACAAGCAGAATACCATCCAGCAATTGACCATCGGGAAAAGAAATACCACCATCGGCATCATCGCTATTGCTTTCCTGGCCGCGATAGCACTGGGATTACTCTTTTATAACCGTTACAAATTAAAACAGGAAACGCGCTTACAGGCCGCCGTTATGGAGCAGCAGGATATCGCTGCCAAAGCCGTGATTGAAGCGGAAGAACAGGAGCGGCGCCGCATCGCCGGAGACCTGCACGATGGGTTGGGACAATTGTTCTCCGCTGTGAAAATGAACCTCTCGGAATTTGCGCACCGCGTGGAAGAGATCGCCAAACCTGAGGATAAATCATTGCTCGATAAAACCATAGCCATTACCGATGAAAGCTGCCGGGAAATACGTTCCATCTCCCACCAGATGATGCCGAATATATTGCTGAAATCAGGACTGGTGAGTGCAGTAAGGGATTTTATCGATAAGATTCAATCTTCACGCCTTAAAATAAGAGTAGATACATTCGGGCTGCAGGAACGGCTTGATCCGCACATTGAAACCGTGCTGTACCGGGTGATCCAGGAGTCGGTAAACAACGTGATCAAACATTCCGGCGCGGATACACTGGATATCCAGATGCACAAAGAGGAAACCGAAATATCCATCACCATTGAAGACAACGGGAAAGGTTTCGATGTGAAGGATGTGGAAGCATTCGCGGGAATCGGGTTAAAGAATATGATGAACCGCATCGCAGTATTGAAAGGACATATTGAGTTCGATTCCGCGCCGGGAAAAGGCACGGTGGTATCCGTGAGCCTGCCCTTGAACGGGAGCGCCTGA
- a CDS encoding DUF2911 domain-containing protein has translation MKKIISTFVAACMAYGAFAQVNMPQPSTTQNIKQAFGLGSIELTYSRPNAKGRTVFGNLVPWGKLWRTGANNATRVKFTDVVEIGGKQIDTGSYAIYTIPQKNEWEIVLNKGIGNWGVDGYKEAEDVVRLKVPSMKTATKNETFTMQIANVQNESCEIHIMWENTAVAIPVKTKVKDRLKAQLDKAMESDRKPYFQAANFYYEWEKDLTKALSYANGAIESAEKAGQKPFWMYLLKAKIQKDAGDKAGAKASAKTCVELAKAANNADYVKMGTELAASL, from the coding sequence ATGAAAAAGATCATTTCTACGTTCGTTGCCGCGTGCATGGCTTACGGCGCTTTCGCCCAGGTAAACATGCCACAGCCCAGCACCACTCAAAACATTAAGCAGGCATTTGGTTTGGGCAGCATCGAACTTACTTATTCCCGTCCGAACGCAAAAGGAAGAACAGTATTCGGCAACCTGGTGCCCTGGGGTAAATTGTGGCGCACCGGCGCAAACAACGCCACCCGCGTGAAATTCACCGATGTGGTGGAAATTGGCGGCAAGCAGATTGATACCGGCAGCTACGCCATTTACACCATTCCCCAAAAGAACGAATGGGAGATTGTGCTCAACAAAGGCATCGGCAACTGGGGTGTTGATGGTTATAAAGAAGCCGAAGATGTGGTTCGCCTGAAAGTGCCTTCCATGAAAACAGCTACCAAAAACGAGACCTTCACCATGCAGATCGCCAACGTGCAGAACGAAAGCTGCGAAATTCATATCATGTGGGAGAACACCGCCGTGGCTATTCCCGTGAAAACAAAAGTGAAGGACCGCCTCAAAGCCCAGCTCGACAAAGCCATGGAAAGCGACCGCAAGCCCTACTTCCAGGCCGCCAACTTCTACTACGAGTGGGAAAAAGACCTGACCAAAGCGCTCAGCTATGCAAACGGGGCCATCGAATCCGCTGAAAAGGCCGGTCAGAAGCCTTTCTGGATGTACCTCCTGAAAGCTAAAATCCAAAAAGACGCCGGTGATAAAGCAGGCGCGAAAGCAAGCGCGAAAACCTGTGTGGAACTGGCAAAGGCTGCTAATAATGCTGATTATGTGAAAATGGGTACTGAGCTTGCGGCGAGTTTATAG